A region of the Deltaproteobacteria bacterium genome:
TTCTGGTCGACTTGAAGAGACGGCTGACGGGTGATGATCCATTGGGTTCAATAAGCACAAGTAGCCCTGATGGTTTGGTCCAGTGGCTGATGTTTGCTGTCACCAGGTCGATCGTAGGGAAGTGATGTAAAATGAACGGGCAAATGACCATAGAAAACTGATCAGGGCTGAAAAGTGACCGATCTTCAAGGTCACCTACTAATGGATCGTAGCGCGTAATGGTTTGCGAGCGACATACGTCGATCATACGCTGCGAAATATCTACGCCAACAATTGTGGATATTTGGGGGAACTCGCTCAGAAAGCGCCGGCCAAAGGCCCCAGTGCCGCATCCGCACTCGAGAGCTGCGCCTTCCGGCAGGAGTTCTTGTCGCCTCATCGTCGCAAAGATGGTCGAATATAAGGACTCGCTTAGCAATTCATAGTGTCCGTTTGCCGCGACACTGTCAAAAAAAGTGATCTCGTACTCTTTATTTTGACGCGGTGATATCATGCATGATTCCCGTAGGTCGCTGGTAAGTCGGCGTATTATGTATAGAAATAGCCTAGCACAATGTCATAATAATGACCTCAGCGCGGCTCCCGCCACGCCCCGGACAGTGCAGGTGCGAGAGTCTCGCTTTTGAGTCATTCTCTCCAGCGGACCGGAGGGACGCGCTCCTGTTGAGGTCACATTGGCTCGGGATTTGTGATGTCGAGCTCTACTTAGCGATAGTTACAAAATAATAAATATTATTTGTTTATAATTGAATTGTATAAAAAGTAATATAAACTGCATTGGTATGATTTAATTCTACTTAAACCTTAATCCATTGAGGTAAGCGATGAATAACTCATTTTTTTTAGCAGTTGTCCGCGCGCTCGCTGCCATAACACTGTCCACCGCGCTCTTCGCTCCGGTTAGTGCCGCCGCCATTCATAAGGAACACAAGGTCATCACTGATACACCCGTCGACAACCTCAGAGTCGCGGTTGA
Encoded here:
- a CDS encoding class I SAM-dependent methyltransferase, with amino-acid sequence MISPRQNKEYEITFFDSVAANGHYELLSESLYSTIFATMRRQELLPEGAALECGCGTGAFGRRFLSEFPQISTIVGVDISQRMIDVCRSQTITRYDPLVGDLEDRSLFSPDQFSMVICPFILHHFPTIDLVTANISHWTKPSGLLVLIEPNGSSPVSRLFKSTRRILERLLGPEWVIKHRLATPNETDHPVHRYRDSLKKNGYELVSLRTFTISQRIKDPASFAGIISRARWILIKLFDRILRGTDYSGSTVLIMAKKLQG